From one Thalassobaculum sp. OXR-137 genomic stretch:
- a CDS encoding HAD family hydrolase translates to MVWKPALVIFDCDGVLVDSEPIATRIIAAALTKAGLEMSGEAALHQYLGGKLTRIKIRVEEDFGIPLGDGWVEGIYEQQFAAFRAELKAIPGIVEALDALDLAGIQYCVGSNGPLYKMDVSLGVTGLHERLEHRIFSADMVPEPKPAPDLFLHAAASFDVPPGDVAVVEDSPPGVRAGVAAGMRVFGYGRDSGVDRLKEAGAQVTFENMADLPKLLGVGA, encoded by the coding sequence TTGGTCTGGAAACCGGCGCTGGTAATTTTCGATTGCGACGGCGTGCTCGTGGACAGCGAGCCGATCGCCACCCGCATCATCGCCGCCGCCCTCACCAAGGCGGGCCTGGAGATGAGCGGGGAGGCCGCCCTGCACCAGTATCTCGGCGGCAAGCTGACCCGCATCAAGATCCGGGTGGAGGAGGATTTCGGGATTCCGCTCGGCGATGGCTGGGTCGAAGGGATCTACGAACAGCAGTTCGCCGCCTTCCGGGCCGAGCTGAAGGCCATTCCCGGCATCGTGGAGGCCCTGGATGCGCTGGACCTGGCCGGCATCCAGTACTGCGTCGGCTCGAACGGCCCCTTGTACAAGATGGACGTCTCCTTGGGGGTCACCGGCCTGCATGAGCGGCTGGAGCACCGGATCTTCTCCGCCGACATGGTGCCGGAACCGAAGCCGGCGCCGGACCTGTTCCTCCATGCGGCGGCCAGTTTCGACGTGCCGCCGGGCGACGTGGCGGTGGTGGAGGACAGCCCGCCCGGCGTGCGGGCCGGGGTGGCGGCCGGCATGCGGGTCTTCGGCTACGGCCGGGATTCCGGCGTCGACCGGCTGAAGGAGGCCGGCGCCCAGGTGACCTTCGAGAACATGGCCGACCTTCCGAAACTGCTCGGCGTGGGTGCCTGA
- a CDS encoding alpha/beta hydrolase produces the protein MPHLEIAEGESLYYEHTPPTDPSGKTFVFVNALTGSYTMWEAAIAPALRKAGHGTLVYNFRGQAESRTAPTTRPTPVQIVDDLDRLCDEVRPARPVLVGLSIGGLFAAQAYAKGTRADGIVLINTLRKPTERLEWINTAMAHGVAAGGFRLIMELNLPMLVNPDQLAKMRADVQTGAPYAPIDPADGGYRLMVESVATDWNFPWEKLDIPAQILVGLHDRVFYVAEDVEELAARIPRASRVDFRDAGHLIPMERPGAFTEALLDFAKTV, from the coding sequence ATGCCGCATCTCGAGATCGCCGAGGGCGAAAGCCTGTATTACGAGCACACGCCGCCGACCGATCCGTCGGGCAAGACCTTCGTCTTCGTCAACGCCCTGACCGGCAGCTACACCATGTGGGAGGCGGCGATCGCGCCGGCCCTGCGCAAAGCCGGCCACGGGACCCTGGTCTATAATTTCCGCGGCCAGGCCGAGAGCCGCACCGCCCCGACCACCCGGCCGACACCGGTCCAGATCGTCGACGACCTGGACCGGCTCTGCGACGAGGTCAGGCCCGCGCGTCCGGTGCTTGTCGGCCTGTCCATCGGCGGCCTGTTCGCCGCCCAGGCCTACGCCAAGGGGACGCGGGCGGACGGCATCGTCCTGATCAACACCCTGCGCAAGCCGACCGAGCGGCTGGAATGGATCAACACCGCCATGGCCCATGGGGTGGCGGCGGGAGGGTTCCGGCTGATCATGGAGCTCAATCTGCCGATGCTCGTGAACCCGGACCAGCTCGCGAAGATGCGGGCCGACGTGCAGACCGGCGCGCCTTATGCGCCGATCGATCCGGCCGATGGCGGCTATCGGCTGATGGTCGAGTCGGTGGCGACCGACTGGAACTTCCCGTGGGAGAAGCTCGACATTCCGGCGCAGATCTTGGTCGGTTTGCACGATCGGGTATTCTACGTCGCCGAGGATGTCGAGGAGCTGGCCGCGCGGATTCCGCGGGCGTCGCGCGTCGATTTCCGCGATGCTGGACATCTGATTCCGATGGAGCGGCCGGGCGCCTTCACCGAGGCGCTGCTGGACTTCGCGAAGACCGTCTAA
- a CDS encoding AEC family transporter gives MEILLEIIVPVFGIVALGYGAARTGLFPHDATKGLSRFVFDYAIPAMLFRTMATTDLPATIQWGYLISYFGGGYIAWTAGTLINRYLFKGTGAEPAIAGMTGAFSNTVMLGVPLVLTTFGDAATLPLFLIIAFHSWQLLSVVTIQAEIGIGARQEMRRLPVNVAKGLVTNPIIIALLLGVLVNLAGLKLPGVVDTLASTLGRAALPCAVFAMGASIAAYRIAGAVQQAAVGTVLKLALHPLLVWLLATHVFQVETLWRDVAVLLASLPVGINVYLMAQRYQSAIAQSTTAILISTGLSVLTVAGVLLLLDVR, from the coding sequence ATGGAGATCCTTCTCGAGATTATCGTCCCGGTCTTCGGCATCGTCGCCCTGGGTTATGGTGCTGCCCGGACCGGGCTGTTCCCGCACGACGCCACCAAGGGCCTGTCGCGGTTCGTGTTCGACTATGCGATCCCGGCCATGCTGTTCCGCACCATGGCGACGACGGATCTGCCGGCGACGATCCAGTGGGGATATCTGATCTCCTATTTCGGCGGCGGCTATATCGCCTGGACCGCCGGCACCCTGATCAACCGCTACCTGTTCAAGGGAACCGGCGCCGAACCCGCCATCGCCGGGATGACCGGCGCCTTCTCCAACACGGTCATGCTCGGCGTGCCGCTGGTGCTGACCACCTTCGGCGACGCGGCGACTCTGCCGCTGTTCCTGATCATCGCCTTCCATTCTTGGCAGCTTCTCTCCGTGGTCACGATCCAGGCCGAGATCGGCATCGGCGCTCGCCAGGAAATGCGCCGGCTGCCGGTGAACGTCGCCAAAGGTCTGGTCACCAACCCGATCATCATCGCCCTGCTGCTCGGCGTTCTGGTCAATCTGGCGGGGCTGAAGCTGCCGGGTGTCGTCGATACCCTGGCGAGCACGCTCGGCCGTGCCGCCCTGCCCTGCGCGGTCTTCGCCATGGGGGCGTCCATCGCCGCCTACCGGATCGCCGGCGCCGTCCAGCAGGCGGCGGTCGGCACGGTGCTGAAGCTGGCGCTGCATCCGCTGCTTGTCTGGCTGCTCGCCACCCATGTCTTCCAGGTCGAGACTCTGTGGCGCGACGTGGCGGTGCTGCTGGCCTCCCTGCCGGTCGGGATCAACGTCTACCTGATGGCCCAGCGCTACCAGTCGGCCATCGCCCAGTCGACCACGGCGATCCTGATCTCCACCGGCCTGTCGGTCCTGACCGTGGCCGGCGTGCTGCTGCTGCTGGACGTCCGCTAG